The Parafrankia irregularis genome contains a region encoding:
- a CDS encoding histidine kinase, with translation MADGRDAELAETGAARRVAVRVVGRVAVRVVGRLAVRRDLSARNRATRLLFVLAALLVLRVVQAAVAGLTVLAVTVSGLEHPAPGLRMARLAEVEPEPTTGLTTLAMVLISAGLATILLPRAHVLAAFAGIKAFAMVAASAIAVMFTAEPVGIQAAVAGCGVSVVLLLWPKAREAATRVLAAIGLPHVSGPAGDLVLALKIALLVAFVLLPG, from the coding sequence GTGGCTGACGGACGGGACGCAGAGCTCGCCGAGACCGGCGCCGCCCGGCGCGTCGCCGTGCGCGTCGTTGGGCGCGTCGCCGTGCGCGTCGTTGGGCGTCTCGCCGTCCGGCGTGACCTGTCGGCACGGAATCGCGCGACCAGGCTGCTTTTCGTTCTCGCCGCGCTGCTGGTGCTGCGCGTGGTTCAGGCCGCCGTCGCCGGGCTGACCGTGCTCGCGGTGACCGTCTCCGGGCTCGAGCACCCAGCTCCGGGCCTGCGTATGGCTCGCCTGGCCGAGGTCGAACCGGAGCCGACAACCGGGCTGACCACACTGGCCATGGTCCTGATCTCGGCGGGCCTCGCCACCATCCTGCTTCCCCGCGCGCACGTGCTGGCGGCGTTCGCCGGAATCAAGGCATTCGCGATGGTGGCGGCGTCGGCGATCGCAGTCATGTTCACGGCCGAGCCGGTCGGCATCCAGGCCGCTGTTGCGGGCTGCGGCGTCAGCGTCGTGCTGCTGTTGTGGCCGAAGGCCCGGGAGGCAGCCACCCGTGTCCTGGCAGCGATCGGACTGCCCCACGTGTCCGGTCCCGCCGGCGACCTCGTCCTCGCCCTGAAGATCGCCCTGCTGGTGGCGTTTGTCCTCCTTCCCGGCTGA
- a CDS encoding LmeA family phospholipid-binding protein: MAAAPFVVIAALLVTDRLLVRVVEHRLTERFGCTGTFVGTRSVHIGGFPFLTQLAAGNLRTVTATAAGIGPAGRLTDVAVTFRDVRVPVWSVLLGRGRSSSLTVGSVSAAAVLRFGSDDRPVLAGSGGLLSRPLAAGSSAEPVLPPGTHLDSVEPMPGGLRVTVTIPGGVLAETGGRLCRG; encoded by the coding sequence GTGGCTGCGGCGCCGTTTGTCGTCATAGCAGCCCTCCTGGTGACCGACCGCCTGCTCGTTCGGGTCGTCGAGCACCGCCTGACCGAGCGGTTCGGCTGCACGGGCACGTTTGTGGGCACGCGGTCCGTCCACATCGGCGGCTTTCCGTTCCTGACCCAGCTCGCTGCGGGGAATCTCCGGACCGTGACAGCCACGGCCGCCGGGATCGGCCCGGCCGGCAGGTTGACCGACGTCGCGGTGACCTTCCGTGACGTCCGTGTGCCCGTCTGGTCGGTTCTTCTCGGCCGGGGGCGCTCCAGCTCGCTCACCGTCGGCTCGGTCTCGGCGGCAGCCGTCCTGCGGTTCGGGTCAGACGATCGGCCGGTTCTCGCCGGCTCGGGCGGCCTGCTCAGCCGACCACTGGCGGCGGGGTCGTCAGCGGAGCCGGTCCTGCCGCCGGGCACGCACCTGGACTCCGTCGAGCCCATGCCGGGTGGGCTGCGGGTCACGGTCACGATCCCGGGTGGCGTGCTCGCCGAGACCGGCGGACGGCTGTGCCGTGGCTGA